Proteins from a single region of Hydra vulgaris chromosome 12, alternate assembly HydraT2T_AEP:
- the LOC136088154 gene encoding zinc finger MYM-type protein 1-like, protein MLGKTNILSTIDAGYSLSIKKYNELVDKNRHTLSRVIDCIKCCGVHELPLRGHNETIDSNNRGVFLDMVSYTATLDIYIEEIKREIDKAKFVSLQADETTDVSCRSQFVIILRYLKGHKPVERFIAFIDVQDRTAMGLTNVLKEELNCFCQKEKLIAQAYDGAAVMRG, encoded by the exons ATGCTCGGAAAGACAAACATTTTATCGACAATTGATGCTGGATACAGTCttagcataaaaaaatataatgaattaGTTGACAAAAACAGACATACATTATCGAGGGTTATAGATTGTATAAAATGTTGTGGTGTACACGAATTGCCCTTAAGAGGACATAACGAAACTATTGACTCAAATAATCGAGGGGTATTTTTAGATATGGTTTCATACACAGCTACATTGGATA TATACATAGAAGAAATTAAACGTGAGATTGataaagcaaaatttgtttCCTTGCAAGCAGATGAAACAACTGATGTATCTTGTCGTTCTCAGTTCGTCATTATTTTGCGTTATTTAAAAGGTCATAAACCAGTTGAAagatttatagcatttattgATGTTCAGGATAGAACTGCTATGGGTCTTACAAATGTATTAAAAGaagaattaaattgtttttgtcagaaagaaaaattaattgcaCAGGCTTATGATGGTGCAGCAGTTATGAGAGGATGA